In Catenulispora sp. MAP5-51, the genomic stretch TCCCGGCATGTGGCCGAGGGGCATGACAGCTACTACCTGCGGAACATCGCCTTCGTCGAACGGCATCGCGCGGTTCTCGGGGCGGCGCTGGAGTAGCGGGACTGCCAAAGAAGATATCTGGTGCTCAATCCGGTGCTTTCAAGGGTGCGGCATCTCCGTCGGGGGCTGTGCGGGTCCGGTATGGCCGGACCCGGATGTCACCGATGGTTTGGCGATCTGCCGTGCGTCCTAAAGCGTTCTGCGGGGCCTCAGGCCGCGCTGCGGTCCGTCGGCCGGTGCGGTGCGATCGCCTGGCCGTCGGGCAGGAGCTCGCCGGTGTCGTCGAACAGCACGATCCCGTTGCACAGCAGCGACCACCCCTGCTCGGGGTGCGCGACCACGACCAGCGCGGCGTCGCGATCGGGTTCGGCCGCGCCCGGGCAGCACGGGTGGTGGTGGCAGGCGTGCCCGGAGCCGGGTCGGTGGGCGGTCATCGTCGTCATGGTCGTACTTCTTCGTTCTCGGGGCGGCCTTTCGGTCGGGTCGCCGTTGCGTGGTCTGAACCAGTGCTCCCTAGTGTCGCGCGTCACACGCCACTGCGCAGGGAAATCGGGTCACGTGACTCGGGCATTCGGGGAATGTAGTGCTCTGGTGTGGCGTCCCGAGCCGGTCACGTAGTCACTACTGACTAGACGTGACCAGGCTGTCAACGGTTCGTCGCGCTGAGCTCTCTTTGAGCTTTCCGGGTGTACTTGTTTGCTCTTAGGGACGGCTTCCCTAAGGGGGATCTCGGGGTGATCGGCCGGCCACGCGCAGTGGCCGGCCGTATCACCGGTCGGACTATCGGCTCACTGGTCGGACAGCCGGCCCGCGAAGCCGGCGATCACCGCGGAGCCGATGTCGGCGGGGGTGTCGGCGTGCAGGGCCTGGCCGTTGGCGGCGGCGGTGATCTTCGACAGGGTCGTGAGGTCCACACCGCTGCCCAGGGCCACGATCATGACCCGGACCGGGTGGTTCGGGTTGGCGGCCTTGAGCGCGTTCAGCTTGCCGATGAGCTGGTCGGCGCTCATCGAGTTCAGGCCGTCGTCCTTGCCGTCGGTGAAGACCACGATCGCGTTGGACTCGTTCGGCGCCCAGCCGTTCAGCACCGTCCGGTAGGCGTCCAGGATGGTGTCGTACAGGCCGTTGCGGCTGCCCGGCTGGATGCTGAGCTGCTGCAGCGCGTTGTTGAGCGCCTGGCGCCGGCTCGAGGAAGTGCCCACCGGGGCCGACAGCGGGCCCATCGGGACCACCTCGTTGTGCACGGTGCCGCCGCCGTCGGCGGTGCTCTTGGTGGTGAACGTCCACAGGCCCAGCTGGGAGCTGTCGCCGAACAGCGGCAGCCCGGCCACGCACGCGGCCGCGGTGATCTGCAGCCGGGTCAGCGGGGCGTGCGTGGTCGGGTCGAACTGCCCGTCCACGGTCAGGCCCATCGAGCCGGAGACGTCCATGACCACCAGGCCGCGGGTCTGCTCGCTGGTCACGTTCCACACCGACAGCGCGCCGCTGGCGGCGGTGTGCGTGCTGTCGGTCGGGGCCAGCGCCGGCACGGCCGGGTTGACGCCGTCGGCGGCGGTGAGGATCCCGGCCGCGGCGCCCTTGGGGTCGCGGAACCCGGCCTTCTGCAGGGTGTTGATGGCAGAAGGGCCGTGCAGCAGGGTCTGGAAGTCGGCCGCGGCCTTGGCGTGCGCGGCGTCCAGGCTGGTGCTGATCGTGTACGGGTAGTCCATCATCATCGTGCCCATATCCGAGGGATACAGCGCGACGAGCGGGGTGGCCGGGCTGGCCGTGTTGTACGCGGCGATCTTCTGCTCGGTGGCGGGGAAGGCCGAGACGCCGCCGGAGCCGGGGGCGGTCGCGCCGTCGGTCGGCAGGCTGGTCAGCAGGGCGCTCATGGAACTGGAGACACTGGTGCTCATGACCCGGTAGACCAGCGTGAGGTTCTGCAGCGCCGCGCTCTGCTTGGCCTTGTCGGTCCCGGCCGGGCCCAGCACGGCCGCGCGCAGCATGGTGATCGCGGCCAGACCCGGCCCCGAGGTGGTCGGGTCCGGCACCGCGGTCTGCAGCTTGTTGCTCTTGACGTTGGCCAGCAGGTCGGCCCAGCCGAAGGGCTTGCCGGGCCAGCCGTTGGCCGCGGCGACCGGCTTGGGCATGCCGATCACCAGCGGGCTGGTCGCGATCGGCGCGGGGTTGGCGGCCAGCGACTTCACGCCACCGGCGTGCGCCACGTCGATCCACATGCTGCTGTCCGGGATCCACACGTCCGGGGCGCTGGTGACGTCGCCGCCCTTGGCGGTGCCGGCCAGGAACGCCTCCACGGCCGAGGCCTCGGCGCTGGTGACGTTGACGTGCACACACGGGTCCGTCATGCCGTCGGCGACGGCCTTGACCGCGGTGTAGACGTCGGGGTTGGCGTCGACGTTCAGCGTGGTGGGCGCCGCGCAGGAGCTGTTCGCCGCGGGCGTGTGGGAGGCCGCCGCGCTGCCGGTGCTGTCGTGCTTCTTCGTGTAGTACACGTACCCGCCGCCGGCGGCCAGCACCAGGACGGCGCCGATCGCGACCAGCCCGGTCGGGAACGACGAACCGCCGGAGTTGCCGCCCCGGCCGCCGGAGTTGCCACCTCGGCCGCCGTAATCGCCGTTGCGGCCGCGGGTGTAGTTGTCGGGGCCCTCATGGGACCGATGCCTGCCTGCCAAGGGTGGTCACGATCCCTTTCGTTGGAGAATGTCCGACAGTAATCTGAGGTCGAGTGTCGGCCGCGTTGGTGCGTCCCGCGCGGGCGCGGGCAGAGAAAACAGAGACAACAAGGGGGCGCGCCTGTGGGCGAGCGTGTGGTCGCGACCGAGTTCACCGGGGCCGATCGGACGCGATTCCGGGAGCGGCTGCGTGCCGGTTTCGAGGTGTTCCGCCGCATGCTCGCCGAGGACCGGTTCGAGCGCGGCCGCACCCTGATGGGCGTGGAGCTGGAACTGGACCTGGTCGACCCGGCCGGCCGGCCGATCATGGTGAACCAGGACGTGCTCTCGCGCATCGCCAGTCCCGACTTCCAGACCGAGCTGGGGCAGTTCAACCTGGAGGTGAACATCGCCCCGCACAAGCTGGTGGGCACGGTGTTCTCCGAGCTGGCCGAGGAGCTGCGCACCTCGATGGCCTACGCCGACCGCCAGGCGCGCGCCGCCGGCGCCAGGATCCTGATGATCGGCATCCTGCCGACCCTGGACGAGGCGCACATGGTGGTCGAGAACTTCTCGGCCGAGGACCGCTACTTCCTGCTCAACGACGAGATCGCGCAGGTGCGCGGCGAGGACTTCCTGGTCCAGATCGACGGCGTGGAGCGGCTGCGCACCACGTTCGCCTCGATCATGCCCGAGGCCTGCAACACCTCGGTGCAGTTCCACCTGCAGGTCTCGCCGGAGACGTTCGCGCCGGCCTGGAACGCGGCGCAGGCCCTGGCCGGGGTGCAGGTGGCGCTCGGGGCGAACTCGCCGTTCCTGTTCGGCCGCGAGCTGTGGGCCGAGACCCGCATCCCGCTGTTCGAGCAGGCCACCGACTTCCGGGTGGAGGAGCTGGCGGCGCAGGGTGTGCGCCCGCGGGTGTGGTTCGGGGAGCGCTGGATCTCCTCGCCGCTGGACCTGTTCGAGGAGAACCTGCGGTATTTCACGGCGCTGCTGCCGGTGTCCTCCGAGGAGGACCCGGAGAAGGTCCTGGCCGAGGGCGGCATCCCGCACCTGCCGGAGCTTCGGCTGCACAACGGCACCGTGTACCGCTGGAACCGGCCGGTGTACGACGTGGCCCGCGGCAAGCCGCACCTGCGGGTGGAGAACCGGGTGCTGCCGGCCGGCCCGACGGTCGTCGACGTGCTGGCCAACGCAGCGTTCTACTACGGCTGCGTGAAGGCGATGATGGAGGACCCCGATCCGGTGTGGGGCCACCTGGACTTCGCCGACGCCGCGCGCAACCTGCACGACGCGGCCCGCTCCGGCCTGGCCGCACAGCTGCGCTGGCGCGAGGACCGCTACAGCGACCCGGTCCCGGTGCGCGAGCTGGTCGCGGCCGAACTGCTGCCGGCGGCGCGCCGCGGACTGGACGCCCTGGGCATCGACCCGCACGACCGGGACGAGTTCCTGGGGATCATCGAGGGCCGCTGCGCGACCGGCCGCAACGGCTCGACCTGGCTGTCCGGCCGGTTCCACCAGCTGGTCGGCGGCCAGGGCCTGGAGCGCGCCGCGGCGCTGGAGCGGCTCACGGTCGAGTACGCGGACCTGATGATCACCGGAGCGCCCGCGCACACCTGGCCGCTGGGCTAGGCCCGCGCCCCCGGTGCTGGCACGCCGGTTCATCTGACGTCCGCCTTTCGTCGTTTGCCGTGGTCAAAGGGTGTGCGTGCGGTATTTGTCCCGCTGGTGCGGAACAGTAGTTCGGCGGTGAACCTCCGGACAAGAGAGCACCGGGGTTTCGGCGTGACCGCGCCCACTTTGTTACCCGAAGGTAACCGTGGGTCCGGGGCCGGTGACGCCGGGTCCACCGTGCACGCCGTCAGCCCGTTCAGCGCTTCGGCTGCGATGATGCGTTAGGTCAGAGCCGGATGCCCAGGGATGCCCAGGGGCGTTCGGGCGGTGGTCGGTGCGGGCTGTGGGTGCGCGGGCCGACGGCGAGGGTGAGGAGCCGGCGTGGCGGTGGTGGACGAGGGCCTGGCGCCCTCGGGGGGCGGGCCGATGCCGGAGGCCCGGTGGCGGATGCTGCTCCGGTTCGAGGTGCTGGTGGTGCTGGCGCTGTCCTTCGGCCAGTCCGCGGTGTACTCGTTCGTGTCGATCATCGCCAAGCTGACCGCCAAGCAGGCGCTGAACCAGCAGGCGGCCGGGCTGAACGGCTCGCAGTCCCCGCGGCCCTGGCTGGACTTCACCTACCAGGTGCTCGATCTCGGGTTCAGCGTGGTGATCGTGGCGCTGGTGGCGTACCTGCTGATGCGGGAGAACGCCTCGCTGCGCACCATCGGGTTCGACCTGGCCGGGGGCTGGCGGGACTGGGCCCGCGGCGCGGTGGTGGCGGCCGGGATCGGTTCGGCCGGACTGGGGCTGTACGTGGTCGCGCACGCCCTGAACCTCAACGCCACGGTGATCCCGACCACGCTGCCGGACGTGTGGTGGCGGGTGCCGATCCTGGTGCTGGACGCGTTCCGCAACGGCGTCACCGAGGAGGTCGTGGTCCTGGGGTATCTGCTGCGGCGGTTCGAGCAGCTGGGGTTCTCCCGGAACAAGTCCGAGGTGATGTCCTCACTGGTGCGCGGTTCCTACCACCTCTACCAGGGGTTCGGCGGGTTCGTCGGGAACTTCGTCATGGGGATGGTCTTCTGCCGGGCCTATCGGCGCTGGGGCCGGGTAATGCCGTTGGTGGTGGCGCACGGGCTGATCGACACGGTGACCTTCGTCGGGTGGCTCTACCTTGCGCACTACCTCGGTATTCCGGGGGCTCCGAAATGACGCTAATCTGACGCCAATCTGACGCATCGTCAGAGGAGGGGAGGTGGCGATGACCGACGACAAGGCACCGGCCGACGACACGGCACTGAGCTTGGCCTCGGTGTTCCCGGCCGCGCGGCTGGCGGACGGCGTGAAGTTCCTGTCCGCCGTGCTGGGGATCGAGCCGACGTTCGTGGACGGTGAGCGCTGGGCCCAGTTCGACCTGGGCGGCGCGCGGATCTCACTGGCCTCGGGGGCCGAATCCTCGGGCGCGGCGCAGGCGATGGTGAAGGTCGCGGACGCCGCCGCCGTCGCCGAGCGGCTGGCCGGGTGCGGCTATGACGTCGCCGGCCCGGTCGCCGGTCCGCATGAGGTGCGGTTCTCGGTGACCGGGCCGGATGGGTGGTCGGTGGTGGTGTACGAGCCTGTGCGTCGTATGTGACGTCTGTGTCGTATACGAACGTCTGTGAGGCTCGCCGGTGTTGGTGCTGTGCTGTCGAGCGTTAAGCCGCCGGAATGGCTGGCGCTTGTACTACCGGGGCCACCGGGGCGGTCTCGATGGTGGTGTCCAGCGGAAGCGGCTCGACCAGGTGCGGCTCGACGTTCATGACGGCCGCCGAGGGCTCCACCGGCTCCAGGGCCGCGGTGGTGGCGCGGTCCAGGTAGCGCTGCAGGCGGGCCTCCAGGTTGGCCTTGGCGGCCGGCCACTCGGCGCGGACGATGGAGAACAGGGCGCTGTCGCGCACGCCTCCGTCGGCGGCCGGGAAGTGCGCCCGCTTGATGCCCTCGAACTGCGCGCCCAGGGCACTGATCGCGGCCCGGCTGCGGGTGTTGCGCACGTCGGTCTTGAGACTGACGCGGTGCACGTCCCAGGTCTCGAAGGCGTAGGCGAGCATCATCAGCTTGGCCTCGGTGTTGATGCCGGTGCGCTGGGCCGACGGGTGCAGCCAGGTGGAGCCGATCTCGGCGGCGTCCGGCCGGCCGTCGGGGTTGACGTGGCCGTGGCGCGGCGGCCACACGCCGGCCCGCCAGTACTCGAGTTCGCGCAGGCGGGAGGTGCCCACGATGCGTTCCTCGCCGGTCAGCGGATCGATCGCGATGGTGGTGAAGGGGACGGCGACACCGGCGGCGAAGTCCGAGGTCGCCAGGGCGACGTACCGGGCGACTGCGTCGTGGTCGCGGGGCACGTAGGTGAAGTCGTAGGTGGACCGGTCGGCGGTGGCCGCGAACAGCAAACCGTCGATGTGGTCCGGTCGCATGAGCTCCAGGCGGCACAGGTTGCCGTGGAGCGTGACGGGGGAACGCATGCGCATATCATCCACGACCTGAGGGTCTTCGTCGCGCGACACTCCAGACTTGCCCTCTTGCGGGGTAACGGTGCAGGTCAGAGGGTTGGTTCGAGGGTGGCTCGGGAGCGGTTCGGGGGCGGTTCGGGGAGCGCGGACGATCTTCGGCGGGCCCGGAGGCCCCGCGGGTCCGGCCGGGTCGTGTCCGCCGGGTTTCGTTCAAGCCTCGCGCTGATGTCCGAGGCGTGACTCGGCAGCGTTCGGGCCTTGGCGAACAGAGCCGCGGGGGTCCTGGTGGGGCGCGTGCCGGCCGTCGCCGCACCCCTCCCGCCGATCCGATCCGGTGTGGTGACTGGCGTGCGGCGGGGGTAGTGCCGGATACTCCCGTTGTCGTCCGGTTGTCGGCCGGTGTGATTTTCTTTGGTGGTTCCTCGGCGAGGGTCGCCGGGTGGGGATAGTGGCTCAAGTTTTGGGAGAGGCTAGCGTGGCCGAGGTAGAGCAGCAGTTCGGCGGCGGGGCGGAAGAAGCCGACGGGCTCCAGGTCGGTGGCGCCGATGCGGTGACGGAGCTGGAGACGCAGGCGCCGGCGGCGGCTTTCGACGCCGACCCGGTGGTCGCGGCGGGGTTCGTGGCGTTCGAGCAGGGTGACCTGGAGTCGGCCGAGAAGGTCTTCGCGCCGGCCGCGGCGGAGAACAGCCGGGCCGCGATGTTCGGCCTGGGCCTGGTGTATCAGGCCCGTGACGACTTCGACCAGGCGGTGCGCTGGTACGCCGCGGCGGCGGAGCTCGGCGAGGCCGAGGCGGCGAACAACCTGGGCACGTTGCTGGCGGTGCGCGGCGAGAACGACGCCGCGGTGGCCTGGCTCAGCCAGGCCGTCGCCCTCGGTTCGTCCGAGGCCGCGGTGAACCTGGGCCGCATGAACCACTGGGACAACCCGGCCGAGGCCGAGTTCTGGTACCGCCGCGGCGCCGAGGCCGAGGTCGGCTCGGCCATGGCGAACATCGGCGTCCTGGCCCAGCGCCGCGGCGACCTGGCCCAGGCCGCCGAGTGGTACCGCAAGGCGGTCCAGGCCGGCGAGGTCCGCGCGGTGAACAACCTGGGCAACGTCCTGCTGATGCAGGGCGAGGTCGAGGAGGCCATGGACTGCTTCAAGCGCGGCGCCGCCGACGGCGACGGCCACGCCCAGGTGAACTTCGCCCTGCTGTCCCTGGCCCGCGGCGAGGTCCAGGAGGCCCTGTCCGCGGCCGAGCGCGGCCGCGAATCCGACGCCCCCGGCGCCGAAGTCGTCTACGGCCAGGTCCTGCTGGCCACCGGCGACCAGCAGGGCGCCGCCGAGGCCTTCCAGCGCGCGATGAACGCCGGCGACCCCTCCGGCGCCTACGCCCTCGGCGTGGTGGCGGCCCAGACCGGCGCCCTGATCGACGCCGAGCGCCTCTTCCTGGCCGCCGCCAACGCCGGCCACGTCCCGGCCATGTGGAACTCCGCCGTCCTGCTCCAGCAGAGCGGCAAGCCCG encodes the following:
- a CDS encoding glutamate-cysteine ligase family protein — its product is MGERVVATEFTGADRTRFRERLRAGFEVFRRMLAEDRFERGRTLMGVELELDLVDPAGRPIMVNQDVLSRIASPDFQTELGQFNLEVNIAPHKLVGTVFSELAEELRTSMAYADRQARAAGARILMIGILPTLDEAHMVVENFSAEDRYFLLNDEIAQVRGEDFLVQIDGVERLRTTFASIMPEACNTSVQFHLQVSPETFAPAWNAAQALAGVQVALGANSPFLFGRELWAETRIPLFEQATDFRVEELAAQGVRPRVWFGERWISSPLDLFEENLRYFTALLPVSSEEDPEKVLAEGGIPHLPELRLHNGTVYRWNRPVYDVARGKPHLRVENRVLPAGPTVVDVLANAAFYYGCVKAMMEDPDPVWGHLDFADAARNLHDAARSGLAAQLRWREDRYSDPVPVRELVAAELLPAARRGLDALGIDPHDRDEFLGIIEGRCATGRNGSTWLSGRFHQLVGGQGLERAAALERLTVEYADLMITGAPAHTWPLG
- a CDS encoding GNAT family N-acetyltransferase, which produces MRSPVTLHGNLCRLELMRPDHIDGLLFAATADRSTYDFTYVPRDHDAVARYVALATSDFAAGVAVPFTTIAIDPLTGEERIVGTSRLRELEYWRAGVWPPRHGHVNPDGRPDAAEIGSTWLHPSAQRTGINTEAKLMMLAYAFETWDVHRVSLKTDVRNTRSRAAISALGAQFEGIKRAHFPAADGGVRDSALFSIVRAEWPAAKANLEARLQRYLDRATTAALEPVEPSAAVMNVEPHLVEPLPLDTTIETAPVAPVVQAPAIPAA
- a CDS encoding bleomycin resistance protein, which codes for MTDDKAPADDTALSLASVFPAARLADGVKFLSAVLGIEPTFVDGERWAQFDLGGARISLASGAESSGAAQAMVKVADAAAVAERLAGCGYDVAGPVAGPHEVRFSVTGPDGWSVVVYEPVRRM
- a CDS encoding DUF5999 family protein, whose protein sequence is MTTMTAHRPGSGHACHHHPCCPGAAEPDRDAALVVVAHPEQGWSLLCNGIVLFDDTGELLPDGQAIAPHRPTDRSAA
- a CDS encoding substrate-binding and VWA domain-containing protein, with product MAGRHRSHEGPDNYTRGRNGDYGGRGGNSGGRGGNSGGSSFPTGLVAIGAVLVLAAGGGYVYYTKKHDSTGSAAASHTPAANSSCAAPTTLNVDANPDVYTAVKAVADGMTDPCVHVNVTSAEASAVEAFLAGTAKGGDVTSAPDVWIPDSSMWIDVAHAGGVKSLAANPAPIATSPLVIGMPKPVAAANGWPGKPFGWADLLANVKSNKLQTAVPDPTTSGPGLAAITMLRAAVLGPAGTDKAKQSAALQNLTLVYRVMSTSVSSSMSALLTSLPTDGATAPGSGGVSAFPATEQKIAAYNTASPATPLVALYPSDMGTMMMDYPYTISTSLDAAHAKAAADFQTLLHGPSAINTLQKAGFRDPKGAAAGILTAADGVNPAVPALAPTDSTHTAASGALSVWNVTSEQTRGLVVMDVSGSMGLTVDGQFDPTTHAPLTRLQITAAACVAGLPLFGDSSQLGLWTFTTKSTADGGGTVHNEVVPMGPLSAPVGTSSSRRQALNNALQQLSIQPGSRNGLYDTILDAYRTVLNGWAPNESNAIVVFTDGKDDGLNSMSADQLIGKLNALKAANPNHPVRVMIVALGSGVDLTTLSKITAAANGQALHADTPADIGSAVIAGFAGRLSDQ
- a CDS encoding CPBP family intramembrane glutamic endopeptidase, with protein sequence MAVVDEGLAPSGGGPMPEARWRMLLRFEVLVVLALSFGQSAVYSFVSIIAKLTAKQALNQQAAGLNGSQSPRPWLDFTYQVLDLGFSVVIVALVAYLLMRENASLRTIGFDLAGGWRDWARGAVVAAGIGSAGLGLYVVAHALNLNATVIPTTLPDVWWRVPILVLDAFRNGVTEEVVVLGYLLRRFEQLGFSRNKSEVMSSLVRGSYHLYQGFGGFVGNFVMGMVFCRAYRRWGRVMPLVVAHGLIDTVTFVGWLYLAHYLGIPGAPK
- a CDS encoding tetratricopeptide repeat protein, whose translation is MAEVEQQFGGGAEEADGLQVGGADAVTELETQAPAAAFDADPVVAAGFVAFEQGDLESAEKVFAPAAAENSRAAMFGLGLVYQARDDFDQAVRWYAAAAELGEAEAANNLGTLLAVRGENDAAVAWLSQAVALGSSEAAVNLGRMNHWDNPAEAEFWYRRGAEAEVGSAMANIGVLAQRRGDLAQAAEWYRKAVQAGEVRAVNNLGNVLLMQGEVEEAMDCFKRGAADGDGHAQVNFALLSLARGEVQEALSAAERGRESDAPGAEVVYGQVLLATGDQQGAAEAFQRAMNAGDPSGAYALGVVAAQTGALIDAERLFLAAANAGHVPAMWNSAVLLQQSGKPELALPWFEAAAAAGHPEAQAVLSGAITVQPGGDNGGVATA